From the genome of Borreliella mayonii:
TTGTCTTTAAACTTATGTTTGGATTTTTGAAAAAAATAAGTACGTCTTGTATCAAGATTTTTCTCATTAAAATGATTTTTATGTGCTGTTTGGATAGCCTCGAACTCTTCTGGGTTGATAACAATTTCTCTAATACAAGTTACATTTCTTTTTTTTGCCACATTTACTTTTATGTTGTATAAAGTTTTTCCATTTTTGCTTAAAAAAGTTGAAATATCTTGCATTTTTACTTTTTGCAGTTCGGCACCCCTGCAGCCACTTATTGCGAGTAAATGTAAAAACCAACCAGATATTGGATCAGCTTGTTTAAGAGTTTTGATGCATTTTTCAATTAGTTTGCCAATTTTTGGGGTCAAATAAAATTTAGGAGTTGGCTTTGAAGTTTCTTTTTTACTTTTAGAATAATTTTTTAGTGAATTTTTAAGAATTTTGTTTTCATTTATTAGTTTTTGATGATCTTGTAATAATTTGAGCATAAAATCGATGTTGAAATTATTTAAATTAAGATAATTATTTATGTCCATAAAATCCTCTCCTTATAAGTGTTACTTTTAAATTAAGTAAAAGCAATAAAAATAGATGAAAAATGTAATTTATATTTTACCAAAAACAAAAAAATTTAGTCAAATTGTGTGGCTTCTCATTGCATGCAAAATTTGGATTGTAGAGTGGTTGTAATAAACAGAAGAGGCAATTTTTAAGGGGTGGACTTAAGAAAGATATAATACTTTAAGTGATATATAGCAAAGACTTTGAAATTTAATTTGTATGTGTTTTGTAGTCTTTTGTAATGAGTAGTGCATTTGCAATGGAGAGATTTTGGGGAGTTGGTTAAAATTACATTTGCGTTTTGTTAATATGTAACAGCTGAATGTAACAAAATTATATATTTAAATCTTTGAAATATTGCAATTATTTGGCGCTGTGGTATGATTAGAACTTATGGAGTAAATTATGGATAAAAAAATAAAAATATTTATTATTTGTGCAGTTTTTGCGATGATAAGTTCTTGTAAAAATCATACTTTATCTTTATATGATGAGCAAAATAGTGGTGAGCCAAAAGTTAAAAAAATAGAATTCTCTAAATTTACTGTAAAAATTAAAAATAAAGATAATAATAGTAACTGGACAGATCTAGGAACTTTAGTTGTGGAAAAAGTAGAAGATGGTATTGAAACGGGTTTAAACAATGATAATCAAGGAGGAGGGCACACTTCTACATTCTTTTCATTAGAAGAGAAAGAAATTAATAACTTTATAAAAGCAATGACTGAAGATGGATCATTTAAAACTAGTTTATATTATGGATATAATGACGAAGAAAGTGATGAAAATGTCATTAAAAATAAAGAGATAAAAACAAAGATAGAAAAAATTAATGATACTAAATATATTACATTTTTAGGAGATAAAATTAAGAATTCAGAAAATAAAATTGCTGAATATGCAATACCACTAGAAGAGCTTAAGAAAAATTTAAAATAGAAGTTAGAAAGATAGGGGATAGCGTATATGAATAAAAAAACATTGATTATTTGTGCAGTTTTTGCGCTGATAATTTCTTGCAAGAATTTTGCAATTAAAGATTTAGAACAAAAAACAAAAGGGCAAATTAATGGATTTGTAGATAAGATTTTAGATCCAACGAAGGATAAAATTACTTCAAATGGTACAAAAGTAGATGAATTAGCAAAAAAATTACAAGAAGAAGATGAAGATAATGAATTAATGCAGGGCGATGATCCTAATAATGGCGTAATAAATCCTCCACCAGTATTGCCGGCAAGTAGTCAAGACAATGCACCGGGATTAAAAGCAGAACAACAAAGTG
Proteins encoded in this window:
- a CDS encoding tyrosine-type recombinase/integrase, coding for MDINNYLNLNNFNIDFMLKLLQDHQKLINENKILKNSLKNYSKSKKETSKPTPKFYLTPKIGKLIEKCIKTLKQADPISGWFLHLLAISGCRGAELQKVKMQDISTFLSKNGKTLYNIKVNVAKKRNVTCIREIVINPEEFEAIQTAHKNHFNEKNLDTRRTYFFQKSKHKFKDNQISIIHISNKFKNLLKKSGFRVNKSLHLCRNLFISNLKSNGYNSFQIKELMKYSSTNEIDNIYGLSSANKIQAYECAKKCLKL
- a CDS encoding Erp family outer-surface lipoprotein, translating into MDKKIKIFIICAVFAMISSCKNHTLSLYDEQNSGEPKVKKIEFSKFTVKIKNKDNNSNWTDLGTLVVEKVEDGIETGLNNDNQGGGHTSTFFSLEEKEINNFIKAMTEDGSFKTSLYYGYNDEESDENVIKNKEIKTKIEKINDTKYITFLGDKIKNSENKIAEYAIPLEELKKNLK